A window of Apium graveolens cultivar Ventura chromosome 8, ASM990537v1, whole genome shotgun sequence contains these coding sequences:
- the LOC141677476 gene encoding SKP1-like protein 21 → MVFEYFRFAVSLGRDCEERKLFIDELLQRDEHSLLFIDELLQRDEHSLWSLLRAANCLQVSGLYEMIHDTLAQNTEKSVSEIEHDLSRSFKQCAKGEELEPHKNVNIRARLSNKLFVKQTKKLDEVPNIKNVEAAELEAPEPEARSIDDLLSFINGDGDTRGGQTSKKKKKNRNKGKEKKKTSSINVFASTEASTLEKITENSEQDLNASNSAYDRGSAADRLQLLGTQHESFNADGDIVDNDLDPALLEEINREVEDFEIRLMTNALRLERNEIFQRLGIDYVA, encoded by the exons ATGGTATTTGAATATTTTCGATTTGCTGTATCGTTGGGTCGGGATTGCGAG GAGCGCAAGTTGTTTATTGATGAACTTCTTCAAAGGGATGAACACTCTCTTTTGTTTATTGATGAACTTCTTCAAAGGGATGAACACTCTCTTTGGTCGTTGCTTCGTGCTGCAAACTGTCTACAAGTTAGTGGGCTATATGAAATGATCCACGACACTCTTGCTCAAAACACTGAGAAGAGTGTCTCGGAAATAGAGCACGATTTATCTAGATCTTTCAAGCAGTGTGCGAAG GGAGAAGAGCTGGAACCTCACAAGAACGTCAACATACGTGCCAGGCTTTCAAATAAGCTGTTTGTGAAACAGACGAAAAAGCTCGACGAGGTACCGAATATAAAG AATGTGGAGGCAGCAGAACTGGAGGCTCCGGAGCCTGAAGCTCGTTCAATTGATGACCTCCTTTCTTTTATCAATGGCGATGGAG ATACCAGAGGAGGTCAAACCtcaaagaagaagaaaaagaatcgTAACAAAGGGAAAGAGAAGAAGAAAACTTCTTCTATCAATGTTTTTGCTTCAACTGAGGCCTCTACTTTAGAGAAAATCACCGAGAACAGTGAGCAG GACTTGAATGCTTCTAATTCTGCATACGATAGAGGTTCCGCTGCTGATAGATTACAACTACTGGGCACTCAACATGAGAGCTTCAATGCTGACGGAGACATTGTTGATAATGATCTGGATCCCGCTTTGTTGGAAGAGATTAATAG GGAAGTAGAGGATTTTGAAATAAGGCTGATGACGAATGCATTGCGTTTAGAAAGGAATGAAATTTTTCAAAGACTTG GAATAGACTATGTTGCTTGA